One Electrophorus electricus isolate fEleEle1 chromosome 13, fEleEle1.pri, whole genome shotgun sequence DNA segment encodes these proteins:
- the nrde2 gene encoding LOW QUALITY PROTEIN: nuclear exosome regulator NRDE2 (The sequence of the model RefSeq protein was modified relative to this genomic sequence to represent the inferred CDS: inserted 3 bases in 3 codons) yields MTYQPTLQLLEAVARQKPLLLCIVCSECGSVSVPPPYLAIQSACFLHCFGQSLQDPPTCTAQLGSHDLHATIDLEWLNNQSFCTNDALNLHHSLTSPPSPPHASLQKPEEQDDYDFKSKKRRKKEKKKKRKKQKKTNRASSESSDSDCDTVYPSDLLKKKEQNPDRQECQVQVGGFMWLDDLQAPTSQSFCIDRRADPANWEYRSLYRAHIARYKRKGSSVLGLDSRTQAVCWDDSAGQTKRGDQRPKRYFSLSVCQLLRCEALPLLPDALDSVSAAFIPLSSTQDKDAGLRACTAGLNPLGVYDSGTFLWLEGKGQQQVKDNVLQPPENSATLLKAKVEEFNRKLRENPTDIQTWLAFICFQDEMGAACGAFPDAQDSEAEARRLSVRALLERKVSILDRALESNPGSVDLKLKRLQLCQELWEPAMLLKEWKKLVFIHPNSAPLWKSYLLFAQSHFSTFSMSKVNAVYGKCLSTLSAVQDGSMVSHPPLPGTQEDMLDIFLLQCHFLRQVGHSEKAVSLFQALLDFTFFKPDSLKDLPTRQQVEFFEPFWDSGEPRVGERGARGWRAWMLQQERGGWVIPPEPEEEEDEDQDESEIKDKTQPKWKIWLDVEASREANHWLPWRPDGAKSQSQEDCEDPDRQVLFDDIGPSMIRVESAQLQLRLLSSFLQFLGLPGXLCPPASSLLLDDSAFLDESFDPERPLTSYDLPVSGVSAVGHMKLLLTAPGGKTGLCKAGEEFLXNVLEQTLXLLSAQDRAALNLCWLQYEKLKVLRCVHHKNKKRLKFQGKSSKRMAKCLLKQQENRGSLALWREYGHVEWLLGNVEEARRVFDTALTLGVALGLHDHALCNLCLLYAQLEVELTCNGVAGSSGMVPTASRAVHILTTLAEGAIYTPFSGHVNPVTILKARKLYEQALSALPDISSAGASGKPENICGLFGCFGLFQYLTMGIEAADAVYVQARETLSSFPRSTEGSTSFTHHDSDVMSQCEALAVQHVTLLHHHGNTSVFPLSHLRLALTDALNHLPCSAPLWKLYLRAECRCHNRGRTRRFFHSVAKSNQSVIPRLFAVMAEQHWKQQLDLAHSSRLSLPAETLPTLPEMGLSNRIHALFEAAVATEHGTHCPLLWRMYMTALVSNGYIERGRGIFYKALQAIPWVKGLYMDAVKLFPEHVQEFLDLLTEKELRLRVPLEEVDILLED; encoded by the exons ATGACTTATCAACCTACACTACAGCTACTAGAAGCTGTCGCCCGGCAGAAACCCCTACTGCTCT GTATAGTGTGCAGCGAATGTGGGTCTGTAAGTGTTCCTCCGCCCTACC TCGCCATACAGTCGGCATgttttttgcattgctttggcCAGTCTCTACAGGATCCACCTACATGCACAGCACAGTTGGGCAGTCACGACCTACACGCTACCATTG ACCTTGAATGGCTGAACAATCAGAGTTTCTGCACAAATGATGCCCTGAACCTACATCACAGCCTTACCAGTCCTCCCAGTCCTCCGCATGCAAG TTTGCAGAAACCTGAAGAGCAGGATGATTATGATTTCAAAtccaaaaagagaagaaagaaagaaaagaagaagaagcgaaagaaacagaaaaaaacgaATAGAGCAAGCTCAGAGAGCAGCGATTCAGACTGTGACACAGTCTACCCCAGTGACCTGCtcaagaaaaaagaacaaaacccaGACAG ACAGGAGTGTCAGGTACAAGTAGGGGGGTTTATGTGGCTGGACGACCTCCAAGCCCCGACCAGTCAATCTTTCTGCATTGACAGGAGGGCAGACCCTGCCAACTGGGAATACAGATCCCTTTATAGGGCACACATAGCCAG GTATAAAAGAAAGGGCAGTTCTGTTCTGGGGCTGGACAGCAGGACACAGGCTGTGTGCTGGGACGACTCTGCAGGGCAGACAAAGCGAGGGGACCAGAGACCAAAACGCTActtttccctgtctgtctgccagcTACTCCGCTGCGAGGCCCTGCCTTTGCTCCCTGATGCTCTGGACTCTGTTTCTGCCGCATTCATCCCCCTGAGCTCCACCCAGGACAAGGATGCCGGCTTGAGAGCATGTACTGCCGGGCTCAACCCTCTTGGAGTTTATGACTCTGGTACTTTCCTGTGGCTGGAGGGCAAAGGTCAGCAACAGGTAAAAGACAACGTGCTGCAGCCTCCGGAGAACAGTGCCACCCTGCTAAAAGCCAAAGTGGAGGAGTTCAACAGAAAACTACGCGAGAATCCCACTGATATTCAAACATGGCTGGCTTTTATATGCTTCCAG gatGAGATGGGTGCAGCATGTGGCGCATTTCCAGATGCGCAGGACAGTGAGGCAGAAGCTCGGAGGCTTTCTGTACGCGCTCTGCTGGAGAGGAAGGTTTCCATTCTAGATCGTGCGCTGGAGAGTAACCCTGGCAGCGTCGACCTCAAGCTAAAGAGACTGCAGCTGTGCCAAGAGCTCTGGGAGCCTGCGATGCTTCTGAAAGAGTGGAAGAAACTGGTGTTCATCCATCCCAACAGCGCCCCCCTGTGGAAAAGCTACCTGCTCTTCGCTCAGAGTCACTTCAGCACCTTTTCTATGTCAAAGGTGAATGCTGTTTATGGAAAGTGTTTGAGCACGCTCAGTGCGGTGCAGGATGGAAGCATGGTGTCCCACCCCCCTCTGCCAGGGACACAGGAGGACATGCTAG ACATCTTCTTGCTACAGTGCCACTTCCTGCGCCAAGTGGGCCACTCGGAGAAGGCTGTGTCTCTTTTCCAGGCCCTCCTGGACTTCACCTTCTTTAAACCTGACAGCCTGAAAGACCTACCCACCAGAcaacag GTCGAGTTCTTTGAGCCATTCTGGGACAGTGGTGAGCCACGGGTGGGGGAGCGTGGGGCCAGGGGGTGGAGGGCCTGGAtgctgcagcaggagagaggaggctgGGTCATTCCCCCTGAGCCAG aggaggaggaggatgaagatcAGGATGAGTCTGAGATTAAAGACAAAACCCAGCCTAAGTGGAAGATATGGCTAGATGTGGAAGCTTCTCGCGAAGCGAATCactggttgccatggagaccagACGGTGCTAAGAGCCAATCACAAGAGGATTGTGAGGACCCAGATCGACAG GTGCTGTTTGATGACATTGGGCCCTCTATGATCCGGGTTGAGTCTGCCCAGCTGCAGCTACGTTTGCTGTCCTCCTTCCTGCAATTCCTAGGCCTTCCAG TGCTCTGCCCCCCAGCCTCCAGTTTACTTTTAGATGACTCCGCTTTCTTGGATGAGAGCTTTGATCCTGAACGCCCTCTGACTTCTTATGACCTTCCAGTATCTGGGGTCAGTGCTGTCGGTCACATGAAATTACTTTTAACAGCTCCAGGAGGCAAAACAGGGCTATGTAAGGCAGGAGAGGAGTTTC AGAACGTTCTGGAACAGACTC CACTCCTCTCAGCACAAGACAGAGCAGCCCTAAATCTCTGCTGGCTGCAGTATGAGAAGCTGAAG gtcTTGCGCTGTGTGCATCACAAGAATAAGAAGCGTTTGAAGTTTCAGGGGAAGTCCAGTAAGCGTATGGCTAAATGTCTGCTGAAACAGCAGGAGAACCGTGGCAGCCTAGCCCTGTGGAGGGAGTATGGCCATGTGGAGTGGCTCCTGGGAAACGTGGAGGAGGCTCGCAGGGTGTTTGACACCGCCCTCACTCTGGGTGTGGCCTTAGGCCTCCATGACCACGCTCTTTGTAATCTCTGCCTCTTATATGCCCAATTAGAAGTGGAGCTGACGTGTAATGGTGTGGCCGGAAGCTCAGGAATGGTCCCCACTGCCTCTCGAGCTGTCCACATACTCACCACATTGGCTGAGGGCGCCATCTACACACCATTCTCAGGACACGTCAACCCAGTGACTATATTGAAGGCACGCAAACTCTATGAACAGGCACTGTCTGCCCTTCCAGACATCAGCAGTGCTGGGGCTTCTGGGAAACCTGAGAACATATGTGGACTGTTTGGCTGTTTTGGGCTTTTCCAGTACCTGACCATGGGGATAGAAGCAGCTGATGCAGTCTATGTGCAGGCCAGAGAaactctctccagttttccccgtTCAACCGAGGGCAGCACATCTTTCACACACCATGACTCAGATGTGATGTCACAGTGCGAGGCCTTGGCTGTCCAGCATGTCACACTGTtacatcaccatggaaacaccAGTGTGTTCCCTCTGTCCCACCTCAGACTGGCTCTCACTGATGCACTGAATCACCTGCCCTGCAGTGCCCCCTTATGGAAACTCTATCTGCGGGCCGAGTGCCGCTGCCATAACCGTGGTCGCACACGCAGGTTCTTCCACAGTGTTGCCAAGAGCAACCAGAGTGTGATACCCCGCCTTTTTGCTGTGATGGCGGAGCAGCACTGGAAGCAACAGTTGGACTTGGCTCATAG TTCCAGGTTGAGTCTTCCAGCAGAAACTCTACCCACTTTACCGGAGATGGGCCTTAGTAACCGTATCCATGCACTGTTTGAGGCTGCTGTGGCAACAGAACATGGGACTCACTGCCCTCTGCTTTGGAGGATGTATATGACCGCCCTG GTCTCTAATGGATACATAGAGAGGGGCAGAGGAATCTTCTACAAAGCACTACAGGCCATACCATGGGTCAAA GGTTTGTACATGGATGCAGTGAAGTTGTTTCCAGAGCATGTACAGGAGTTTCTGGACCTTCTGACAGAGAAGGAGCTCAGGCTCCGGGTTCCTTTGGAGGAGGTGGACATTCTGTTGGAGGATTAG
- the calm1a gene encoding calmodulin-1a isoform X1 — protein sequence MADQLTEEQIAEFKEAFSLFDKDGDGTITTKELGTVMRSLGQNPTEAELQDMINEVDADGNGTIDFPEFLTMMARKMKDTDSEEEIREAFRVFDKDGNGYISAAELRHVMTNLGEKLTDEEVDEMIREADIDGDGQVNYEEFVQMMTAK from the exons ATG GCTGACCAGCTCACAGAGGAGCAGATTGCTG AGTTTAAGGAGGCTTTCTCCTTGTTTGATAAGGACGGTGACGGTACCATCACAACCAAAGAGCTGGGCACAGTGATGCGTTCACTTGGTCAGAACCCCAcagaggcagagctgcaggACATGATCAACGAGGTGGATGCAGACG GTAATGGAACCATCGACTTCCCTGAGTTCCTGACCATGATGGCCAGAAAGATGAAGGACACAGACAGTGAAGAGGAGATCCGGGAGGCTTTTAGGGTGTTTGACAAG GACGGTAACGGCTACATCAGTGCGGCGGAACTGCGTCATGTGATGACCAACTTGGGGGAGAAGTTGACAGACGAAGAGGTGGATGAGATGATTCGGGAAGCTGACATCGATGGCGACGGACAGGTCAACTATGAAG AGTTTGTACAAATGATGACGGCAAAGTGA
- the calm1a gene encoding calmodulin-1a isoform X2, whose amino-acid sequence MRSLGQNPTEAELQDMINEVDADGNGTIDFPEFLTMMARKMKDTDSEEEIREAFRVFDKDGNGYISAAELRHVMTNLGEKLTDEEVDEMIREADIDGDGQVNYEEFVQMMTAK is encoded by the exons ATGCGTTCACTTGGTCAGAACCCCAcagaggcagagctgcaggACATGATCAACGAGGTGGATGCAGACG GTAATGGAACCATCGACTTCCCTGAGTTCCTGACCATGATGGCCAGAAAGATGAAGGACACAGACAGTGAAGAGGAGATCCGGGAGGCTTTTAGGGTGTTTGACAAG GACGGTAACGGCTACATCAGTGCGGCGGAACTGCGTCATGTGATGACCAACTTGGGGGAGAAGTTGACAGACGAAGAGGTGGATGAGATGATTCGGGAAGCTGACATCGATGGCGACGGACAGGTCAACTATGAAG AGTTTGTACAAATGATGACGGCAAAGTGA